The following are from one region of the Paenibacillus sp. JZ16 genome:
- the bshB1 gene encoding bacillithiol biosynthesis deacetylase BshB1 codes for MNSQLDILIFGAHADDAEIGMAGTIAKHTAAGLSVGICDLTQAEMSSNGTVDLRKKEADQAARILDLKVRTNLGLPDRGLFVTPENIEAVTAEIRKFAPSIVFAPYWEDRHPDHVACSRLVEEAVFNAKLRRYMPEQPPVKVDELYFYFINDIGRTDLVVDVTDHYAVKEQALSCYRSQFQKAEEDAVSTPLTEGYIERVRARDSLLGARRLIPYAEGFACKSPYVVHLFGSKQA; via the coding sequence ATGAACAGCCAACTGGATATTTTAATCTTCGGAGCACACGCAGACGATGCCGAGATCGGGATGGCAGGAACGATTGCGAAGCATACGGCAGCGGGACTGTCGGTCGGGATCTGTGATCTGACGCAGGCCGAGATGTCGTCCAACGGCACGGTCGACCTTCGCAAGAAGGAGGCAGACCAAGCTGCCCGGATTCTGGATCTCAAGGTCCGTACGAATCTGGGACTGCCGGACCGCGGCTTATTTGTGACGCCGGAGAACATTGAAGCGGTCACAGCCGAGATTCGCAAGTTTGCTCCCTCGATTGTGTTTGCTCCTTACTGGGAGGATCGCCATCCGGACCATGTGGCTTGCAGCCGATTGGTTGAGGAAGCGGTATTTAATGCCAAGCTTCGTCGTTACATGCCCGAGCAGCCGCCGGTTAAGGTGGACGAGCTTTATTTTTATTTCATTAATGATATCGGAAGAACGGACCTGGTCGTTGACGTTACGGATCATTACGCCGTTAAGGAGCAGGCCCTGTCTTGTTACCGTTCCCAGTTCCAAAAGGCTGAAGAAGATGCAGTCTCTACCCCGCTGACCGAGGGGTACATAGAGCGTGTGCGGGCCAGGGATTCACTGCTTGGAGCGCGCAGGCTTATTCCTTATGCAGAAGGTTTCGCTTGTAAAAGTCCGTATGTTGTTCATCTATTCGGCTCCAAGCAGGCATAA
- the bshA gene encoding N-acetyl-alpha-D-glucosaminyl L-malate synthase BshA encodes MNQQPLKIGITCYPSLGGSGVVATELGKLLAEQGHQVHFIAHSIPFRLGTFHKNIFYHEVEVNDYYVFRYPPYDLSLATKMAQVAKMQQLDVLHVHYAVPHAVCAFLAKQMVGDQLKVVTTLHGTDITVLAQDESLKDLIRLAINESDAVTAVSQDLIRETRELLDISRDIDLTYNFVDPRVYYPRDSKSLRKDYADENEKILMHISNFRPVKRVADVLEIFAQVQEQVPAKLLLVGEGPELPKIQCRINELGLGSKVHFLGKQDEIAHVISMADVLLLPSEKESFGLVALEAMACGVPTVGSTAGGIPELITHGETGYLAPIGDTYSMAQHVLEILKDEALSERLRKACLHRSKTMFCNELIRGKYEEIYYRVLGREVSELKPVCG; translated from the coding sequence ATGAATCAACAACCATTAAAAATCGGCATTACCTGTTACCCTTCATTGGGCGGGTCGGGCGTGGTGGCGACAGAGCTGGGGAAACTCCTAGCCGAGCAAGGCCACCAGGTTCATTTTATTGCTCACAGCATTCCGTTCCGGTTAGGAACTTTCCATAAAAATATTTTTTATCATGAAGTTGAAGTAAACGACTACTATGTGTTCCGATACCCGCCATATGATTTGTCGCTAGCGACAAAGATGGCTCAGGTAGCCAAAATGCAGCAGCTTGATGTGCTTCATGTGCACTATGCGGTGCCGCATGCCGTGTGTGCCTTCTTGGCAAAGCAGATGGTCGGAGATCAACTGAAGGTCGTCACGACGCTGCATGGAACCGACATCACGGTTCTGGCGCAGGATGAATCGCTGAAGGACCTGATTCGGCTCGCCATTAACGAAAGTGATGCCGTTACGGCTGTCTCTCAGGATCTCATTCGAGAAACGCGGGAGCTGCTGGATATAAGCCGGGATATTGACCTTACCTACAATTTTGTGGATCCCCGGGTGTATTATCCGCGGGATTCGAAATCGCTGCGTAAAGATTATGCAGATGAGAATGAAAAGATTTTGATGCATATTTCCAACTTCCGTCCGGTTAAACGGGTAGCAGACGTGCTGGAAATATTCGCCCAGGTCCAGGAACAGGTACCGGCGAAGCTGCTCCTTGTCGGGGAAGGGCCGGAGCTTCCGAAAATCCAATGCCGGATCAATGAGCTGGGACTCGGCAGCAAGGTGCATTTTCTAGGCAAACAAGATGAAATTGCACACGTGATATCGATGGCCGATGTGCTGCTGCTTCCTTCCGAGAAAGAAAGCTTTGGCCTGGTCGCTCTGGAAGCGATGGCCTGCGGAGTGCCTACCGTCGGCTCCACGGCAGGCGGGATTCCCGAGTTGATTACCCATGGCGAAACCGGCTATTTGGCTCCAATCGGAGACACCTATTCAATGGCCCAGCATGTGCTTGAAATATTAAAGGATGAAGCGCTTAGTGAGCGGCTTCGCAAGGCTTGTCTCCATCGTTCCAAAACGATGTTCTGCAATGAATTGATACGGGGCAAGTACGAAGAAATATATTACCGAGTATTGGGACGGGAGGTTAGCGAGCTGAAGCCGGTCTGCGGCTAA
- a CDS encoding CCA tRNA nucleotidyltransferase, which translates to MADMFNSIRWRNADPDMAERSADVVRTLLRHGHEAYWVGGCVRDEYMGRKVSDMDITTSALPEVTCSIFPKVIPTGIKHGTVTVLMEGQSFEVTTYRVESGYEDHRHPTEVAFVEEVTEDLRRRDFTMNAMARGIDGSWVDPFGGRADIDRQVIRCVGDARLRFREDALRMVRCIRFASVFGFSIAVHTWRGILSERDTLSWIAMERIRSEFEKILTGPAPLRGLELFVRSGLYARMKAPFPYTGHDMKAIEAMNGIKQEQPTIRWALLLLACGISAQEAEELLRSWTFSNKQREAIVKLLALHESYRQKQEVEAAESHRHLWIKLVLVHGAEAAQGWLQLQKALNQTGAASASLSVIEQLDGWLRELRIRSLKDLAITGNELLETLDKRGGPWLGELLGQLLEKAAAGLINNDKESLIEEAKRVVIHNEGL; encoded by the coding sequence ATGGCAGATATGTTTAATTCAATACGATGGCGCAACGCGGATCCTGATATGGCTGAGCGGAGTGCGGACGTGGTCCGGACTCTGCTTCGGCATGGACATGAAGCGTATTGGGTCGGTGGCTGTGTCCGTGATGAATACATGGGACGCAAGGTCAGTGATATGGATATAACTACCTCCGCCTTGCCCGAGGTCACCTGTTCCATCTTTCCCAAGGTTATTCCTACAGGAATCAAGCATGGGACCGTGACGGTGCTGATGGAAGGCCAGTCTTTCGAAGTGACGACCTATCGCGTGGAGAGCGGTTATGAGGACCACCGTCATCCAACGGAGGTTGCTTTCGTCGAAGAAGTAACGGAGGATTTGCGACGACGTGATTTTACGATGAACGCAATGGCCCGAGGGATTGATGGCTCCTGGGTGGATCCGTTTGGCGGACGGGCGGATATTGACAGGCAGGTGATCCGCTGCGTGGGCGATGCACGCCTCCGTTTCCGCGAAGACGCCCTGCGCATGGTTCGCTGCATCCGTTTCGCTTCCGTATTCGGGTTCTCCATCGCTGTGCATACTTGGAGAGGGATTCTCTCGGAGAGAGACACCTTAAGTTGGATTGCGATGGAGCGCATTCGCAGTGAATTTGAAAAGATCCTAACAGGTCCGGCCCCCTTGCGCGGACTGGAGCTGTTTGTCCGCAGCGGCTTGTACGCCCGAATGAAGGCGCCCTTTCCATATACCGGACATGACATGAAAGCGATAGAAGCCATGAATGGGATCAAGCAGGAGCAACCTACGATCCGCTGGGCGCTGCTGCTGCTTGCCTGCGGCATTTCAGCCCAGGAAGCAGAGGAGCTGCTACGATCGTGGACGTTCTCCAATAAGCAGCGGGAAGCCATCGTTAAGCTGTTAGCGCTTCATGAGTCCTATCGGCAAAAGCAGGAAGTGGAAGCTGCCGAGAGTCACAGGCACCTATGGATTAAGCTGGTCCTCGTCCACGGAGCCGAGGCAGCTCAAGGCTGGTTGCAGCTGCAGAAGGCCTTGAACCAAACGGGAGCAGCCTCAGCTTCATTAAGCGTAATTGAACAGCTTGACGGTTGGCTCCGGGAACTCCGAATTCGGAGTTTGAAAGATTTGGCCATCACCGGAAACGAACTGCTTGAAACGCTGGACAAGCGTGGAGGCCCATGGCTCGGAGAACTTCTCGGGCAATTGCTGGAGAAAGCGGCGGCAGGTTTAATTAACAACGATAAGGAATCGTTGATTGAAGAAGCAAAGCGGGTGGTAATTCATAATGAAGGATTATGA
- a CDS encoding biotin--[acetyl-CoA-carboxylase] ligase: protein MKDYDQDNTLLKMFQEHSGQFLSGEEISRKLSISRTAVWKQINKLRQWGYDFEAVPRLGYRMIDEPDKLSVEQLTAGMTSQTFGKPLKLLDKTSSTQEDARQLAEEGATEGTLVISEEQTGGRGRMGRKFHSPRGKGIWMSLVLRPKQPLHLTQQLTLLTGVAVCRAIAKCAGVQTDIKWPNDILFQGKKVCGILLESATEDERVRYCIAGIGISANLKESDFPEELRGVATSIRMAGGATVNRTGLIQSIMAEMEVLYELYNEQGFEPIASLWEALSGTVGREVQVQTARDRFSGIATGLNRDGALLVRNHDDELIPVYSGEILFDTR, encoded by the coding sequence ATGAAGGATTATGATCAAGACAATACGCTTCTGAAAATGTTCCAGGAGCATTCCGGGCAATTTTTGTCCGGAGAAGAGATCAGTCGTAAATTGTCCATCAGCCGGACAGCCGTATGGAAGCAGATCAATAAGCTCCGTCAATGGGGATATGATTTTGAGGCCGTTCCGCGGCTTGGCTACCGCATGATCGATGAACCGGACAAACTGAGCGTGGAGCAACTGACAGCGGGGATGACCAGTCAGACCTTCGGTAAACCGCTGAAGCTCCTTGACAAAACGTCATCTACTCAGGAAGATGCCCGTCAATTGGCGGAAGAAGGGGCAACCGAAGGCACGCTTGTGATTTCGGAAGAGCAGACAGGCGGTCGCGGGAGGATGGGAAGAAAATTCCATTCTCCAAGAGGCAAAGGCATATGGATGAGCCTGGTGCTCAGACCGAAGCAGCCGCTGCATCTAACCCAGCAGCTGACCTTATTGACAGGCGTTGCGGTATGCCGTGCGATTGCGAAGTGCGCCGGTGTGCAGACCGATATTAAGTGGCCAAACGACATTCTGTTTCAGGGCAAAAAGGTTTGCGGCATTCTGCTGGAGTCTGCAACAGAAGACGAAAGGGTGCGCTACTGCATAGCCGGAATCGGAATCAGTGCCAATCTGAAGGAATCGGATTTTCCGGAGGAGCTGCGCGGCGTTGCGACTTCGATTCGCATGGCTGGCGGAGCAACCGTCAACCGGACAGGGCTGATTCAGTCCATTATGGCGGAGATGGAGGTTTTATATGAATTGTACAACGAGCAGGGCTTCGAGCCTATTGCCTCTCTCTGGGAAGCATTATCCGGCACGGTGGGCAGGGAAGTTCAAGTGCAGACGGCCCGTGACCGTTTTAGCGGGATTGCCACAGGACTTAACCGGGACGGCGCGCTGCTGGTTCGCAATCATGATGACGAGCTAATCCCCGTATATTCCGGTGAAATTCTTTTTGATACCAGGTAA